The following is a genomic window from Falco cherrug isolate bFalChe1 chromosome 9, bFalChe1.pri, whole genome shotgun sequence.
ttttaatagcacaAGGTTGATTCTTAGTTGTAAGAATATCTGAACAAAATTTCTCCTTCCATAGGACCTGCATGTGGTCAAAGGAGCATCAGCAAGTACTTCAAGATTGTTGGTGGAAGCCAGGCAGAGGTTGAGTCTCAGCCTTGGATAGCTGGCATCTTCCAGACTAGAAGGGGCACTGACCAATTCCTGTGTGGTGGCAGCCTCATTGACCCCTGCTGGGTGCTTACAGCAGCACACTGTTTTCATGACCCGTAAGTTTAGTTCTGCATCCTTCTTACTTGCAACTTCCTTGTGATTTCTTTGTGTGACGCTTGCTGAACAACCCTTCAAAGTGTAGCATAGTAAGAATGCGCTTTTGATTGAGTAAAACAAGACGACAGCCATAAACATTAAGCCTGTGGGAGTCCAAGTCTAGCAGAAGGAGCTAGCAAGATACAAATGTCTTGGTGGATTATGCAATTTAAACAACTTTAGCCAAAATTGGAGCCAGGGTTTCATTTCACCTTAGctgtttgcaaaacaaaaattgtgCTGAAAGGTGACAAGCTGTTGAGCAATACATTTATAAGTGGCTTTTGTCatctttccttcagaaaactgaTCCTCCTGACCTCCTGCAGAGGATTCTCATTGCCAATGTCTGGCATTGGTAGCAGCTAGCTAGGGGTGCATTTCAAAATGCCTGAACGCCTGTCTTAATCCCTTCAAATGGAAAATCAGGATGATTTCCTTTAATGTATCAATTTTAAAGCTGactaaattttgctttttcttgtcagcattaaacacaaaaaaccctgGGACTGGATCTAAACTGTTTGACCCCTCTCTCAAAAACTGGTAGTCTTGATGAATCTCTTTACTCTCGCTCAGGTCAAACCCACTAGATAAATCCAGGTACAAAGTCTACCTTGGAAAGTCCATGCTGAACATTACTGATGATAATGAACAAGTATTCATGGTTGATGACATCATTTCTCACCCAGAATTTACAGATGAGACAGGTGGCAATGACAATGATATTGGTAAGTGTCATCTTAATATGAGCCTTTTAAACACTGAGGATAGGTGAAGGCTACATATTTGAGGGCATACATCTTCTAAAAGTAGAACCAGAGATGAGATAAAGGGGAGCAGGAACTAGGTAACTAGGTATTTCTGAGAACTAGGCCTGTGCTAAACAAGGTTTTTCTACTTGTATAAACTTTGTGGTACATCAGATGCATTACCTGGCACACAGTCAACTATAAGCCTGTCTTATCTCTGGACCTGTAAAAGGCATGGCTTTACCATAAGCACTGGTGGCAGCATCCCACTGCTACCATCTTACTCTCTGTCTACAGAGATAACACTGTATGTATAgtaaatggaggaaaaaaatgcatgcacaGTATGTTTCATCATAGTAGGGGAATGTTATACTGGGTACCACATTAGCCAAAGTTATCCTGAAATAAGAATTAATCCAGATTTCTGTAAATCTGTCTGGCCAATCCCTAAACTAAGAAAATCAGGAGGTGGGTTTTTGCAACTTGGACAGAACAGACTTGTCACTTGCATTCAACACTTGGGACTCTACCACTCCTTCAAAATTCCTGCTACTAAGGGAAAAAGACTCAAAGAATAGCTTCATAAGCCCTTCTGGTGAGAAGTTGAGTTTAAACTGCCccctcttcagcagagcagcgGATGCCACCCTCTACAGCTGTTCAGGAAGTTGAGGTTTTAAAACACCTGAAGATACACTTGCAGAATAATTTTCTCTGAGCTATTGGGCTGTATCCTTCCAGGAAGGAAGTTCAAGTTGGAACATTTGCCAGTTTTAGTGctgggaaattaattttgttgttaCTAAATAATGACCTAGTGTCCTTCCAAAAGGAATGAGAGAACTTGTATGTAACCAGAACTAAATGTAATTACAACTATTCCCATTAAGTGTACCAAATACTACTATTGTCAGATAACTTAAGGGGGGGAAAACTTTGCTTACAAATCTAAGTATCTTCTCTCTCTTGTTTCTCAGCTTTGATAAGGATAAGAACATCTACTGGGCAGTGTGCAGTAGAATCCAAATATGTCAGAACAGTCTGCTTGCCAGAGAAGAACCTTGACTTACAAGAGCACACCCGGTGTGAAATATCTGGCTATGGGAAACAAGATCTTTGTAAGTGAATAACTTCTCTTTCCAATGTTGTACTTCCACAATGTGGGAACTGGATGTTATTTATACCATGATCTGccaaggattaaaaaaaatatttcattctatTATTCCATGTACTTCCTGTGCTTCCCTAAGGTGATCTTTGCCGTCATCTTCTCCAGCTGTCAGTGGCATTTTTCCTATCTGATGTTTCTCACACTTGTTAAGCATGCAAAGTAAGCCAAGATGCAAACCACAGCAATTTATTCATTCCTGATGTGATaaggagtaaaaaaaattaagctgttAAGGATTAACCAATAATTGTGCAGAGCTTCCTTCAAAAACTATCAAACTCTTTCTCTCtaaaaccaaatgcaaactATAAAGCTCAGTaacacttgttttttctctttaaaacctCTTCCTTAACAGCAAAATTGAGGCAGTACTGCATAAGGTGGAAGTAAGCGCCTCAAATCAGATCTGGAAGGGTTATGCTAATTTTAAGTGCTGAATGTGTGCATtatggtttgtttggttggttttgtccTGGATGGTGAAAATAGTTAAATACTCTTTTGTTTGCAGATGACTATTCTTATGCTCAAAGACTGATGTCAGCCACTGTAAACTTAATAtcacagagaaaatgcaaatatcaATACTATGATGATGTCAGAGTTACTGACAACATGGTCTGTGCTGGAGATCCCACATGGATGACTGATGCATGCAAGGTAAAACTGGTTTGTTCTATattctgtataattttaaatgcatagaCACTATATGAATTGGGTAGTGGCAACTTGTCATCCTACTAGTCAGAAGAGGCTGTGTTTGTGTAGCAGGAATTTAGTACGTTCAGTAGTGTGGCTAAACACATGGAAGAAGGCTGGGACATAGTTAGGTGTTACCCCCTCCTCCAGACCCTCCTTTGGAGGTGCAAGAAGTGCAGTAGCTCAGCCACTGTTACTCCTCAAGGCCTTATTTACAATCAATCCATTCAAGCAATGGCTGGTAGATATGCATCAGTTCCAGTCTCAGCCTGCACTTCCTTAACGCTAACTATAGCTCAGCGAAAGGATAAAAGTAGACTTGGGGGCACActgacccccaccccccccagttTTCTCAAAACTAGATTTACTTCCCTGCACTCTTACTGGGCAGAGTGATTATGTGAGCCACTGAAAAGAACAAGTGTTGTCATTAAGTTTACAAGTACCTTACAGACAGGGAGGCAATTGATTCTGTAAGGAACTGGGTGTGTTGGCTTTGACCTTGTAATCACTAGCCTAGTATCTGTGACTATAAACTTAAGATGTTGTGTGCAAAGTAACCATTCTCTCTGTGCCCTGCTAGGGGGCATCTAGAGAACTCCTTACCTGACAGACTGTTCAAGTCACAGCAGATGCTGAACCTTCTGCTCCATCTATGCATTGTTCTCAAAAATCAAAACTTTAGCTCATAGGTATTTACTAGCTTTTTTCACTCTAAAAAACCTAATCATAACATGCTCCCTGTTACAAACTCTCCAATATGCAGAAAATGGTCTAATATGCTCTTTCTGTTGTCAGGGAGATTCCGGTGGCCCCATGGTCTGTGAGCACAATGGCAGGATGATACTTTATGGGATTGTCAGCTGGGGAGATGGCTGTGCAAGGGAAAACAAGCCTGGTGTTTACACTAGAGTTACTCGATACCTTAACTGGATTGACTCCAATATGAATGCAGTTACTACCAAGAATCGTTTTGTTCCTGAACCAAAGTGACCTTTTGTCTACAGCTGGACTCAAATGCACAAGATTTAAGCCTATACTGATGCCAGGACACTGAAGTCCTGAATGACATGagaggcttttgttttaaatgcttgtgTGGTCTGCCACTCCCATCGGTGCTCCTGAGGCAGAGAGATGGTTGATATATTATCTTACTTACTCTGAATTGCCTGAAAACCACTCAGTGGgaagctgaaatatttaagtCTTAAATGAATATTCCCATGCACGATACTATGCAATATTGTTATCTGTCCACTCTAATTTATGAACCAGCATTGGTCTGGAAGTATTGGTACAGTTTTAACTTATTTGACTCAAGTCTTCATTTTATACATGGCCTGAGTTTAAAATCTTTCCTTATCACACTGAACAATACTAAGATTCAGGTCTTGGAAACCTAACTTGTTAAGACCAGTACTGAGAAGAGTGATCAGGTTTAGCATCAGAAGGTGAAAGAAGCTGAATTGGCATTATTATCACTAATGTGTAAAGGAGGACCAAACCCTGCTTAGACTGACACAACACTTGGTGTGCAGGGTTCATTGCAACAGACCCAACATATAGTAACATCTAAGGATATCACCTGTAGCTGTGTCCGTGTTACAAACTCTTAATGTGTTACATTTAAGAACTATGCTGCAAGAAGGCAAATGGAAACCTGACTGACTTCCAGGTCCCATTTGAAGGTGTCTGGGTCACTGGAAAGCCTGATTATGTGACCCTTTTCCAGTACCTCTGCACCCAGGAGAGGATTTAAGGACTGTGCACCCACTGAATGCTGCAGGTGCCAAGTCAAAACTTATTGCCATTAATTTTATTGATATTATATGGtaactgcttcttttttccccccaagacttatgctgattttattttgaaacttttttttttgttttatagatTTGTGTTATTTCTATGAGGGCTGGAACCTCACcctttatttaattatttttactgtctttaaCTTATTGTTTGTAttaaagatgttaaaatatCATTAAAGAAAATCCTATTATTCTTATGTGTCTGTTCCTTCTCTCTTCCAAGGGGAAGGGTATGATTTCAAGGAGAGCTGCTATTATTAAGTTCTAATCTGAACCATTAAGTCCCTTGGTAAAACACAAATGTTTGAAGTTTCTgtttataaagcattttgtaTGAGAAAGTAATGTCTTCTGCTCTGGGCTAGAGTGCTAGAGAACTGTGTGTGCAGTACCAAGACACAAAGCATAGGTTCAACAACAGTCATGACGATCCAATATCTGTGCTGTGTGCTTTAGGACTGCCATCTAGTCCTATAGATTAACTGTTTTCAAGTGGTTGCAGAACATTCAGTCAACATGTAAAGCAAAATATCCTATGTAGGCTTCATCCCAAGGGACTAGTTTTAGTGCTCAGGAACTGCTCTGTAATAAGATCCAAatcatgggggggggggggggaggggtggcaGTGAGGGAAGGACCAAGAGATTAGTTTCCAAAGTTCACGCTAGCTTAGCTAAAAAGCTACTGCATGTGGAAGAATGTGATCAAGCAACACCAGGGGAAGGTgctaaaaggaaagcaatagtTTCATCTTTCCTCAGTACTTCTTTATGGGCACTaatttttgaaaagaagaatttgCAGTTGACCTTAAGTACTGCTAAGCAATGTCTCAGTAGAAATTATATCTGAAcagcaatatttatttatatctgtttatttttttcttcaagaagttCAGTTACACCATGctaagaacaaagaaatacttaaaGCCAACTGCATTTCTAATTCTGGATGAAATGTCACAATTGAACACAAAATAAGTCCTTGCAGACGATACATTCTTTTGTTTGGGCAGACAACAAAGGCAGAGAATATCATCAAGCTCTTCTCTTTTGGGTGGTTAAGGGAACACAGTGAGATCCTAGCATCGCTTCAACATCCTAAAGAGCATGCGCTGcctgctttgattttgtttcttttaaggaaGCTATAAGGCAGGCTGAAGATATTACTATAAACAGTGTTTATAGCAAGTTTACAGAGAAGAGTCTGTATCACAGCATCAAGATGCCATGTATGTGTGTGATGTTTATAACTGTGAAAGTAAAAGGCTTGCATGTACCGTAAGAATATCATGGAAAGTATTAAATGACTTCCTACACTGAGATGGCCATCGAGGAACAAATTAGCAGCCCATCAGCAGGCTAATTTCTGAAGTTAGTAGTCCCATCTACCCTAACCAAGTAACATAGTGAACCAGCAAGGCTCTTGTAGTTATGGTCAAAAGATCTCAGACTAGCAATTTCGCTTGTCATTTTTTGGCCTATTTTTAAGAGTTCTACCCAAGTGTTTTGTTAGTTATCCATTTCCTCTCACAAATGCAGAATTTGAGGTCAAATTACAGGCCTGCTAGCAAAATTTAACGGATTTTTGTAGACCATATTAACCTTTACTTTCTTATTATAGTTCATTtaataattcaggaaaaaatatacaaatgtgTATGTGCAATCATTCCTTACAGAGCTCTCATACAAACCTTTTGGTCTCAGTCACTACCTGTTTAATGATGAATGACTACagatttcagaaacatttcagaaaagtcTTGAGCAAGATATTTGTTATGACCTACAAGCAGTGCTCTGGTCACAAAGGAGCAGAATTGGCTCTTTTGAAAAAGTACTCATAATAACATTTtggtcaaatatttttttttcaagttataCACACCAAAGGACGTAAAAAGACCTCCAAAGAGAGacaaacttatttttccttttttctgttggtttttttttagatgagCTAGCTAAGTTCAACTCATTGTTAGATTGATTGATGTCTTCATCTCTTATCAAGGCAACTGTGAATTCAGAGTTGCTCAGGTACAAATTCAACTATAGCAATCCTTTCAAAAATCAAGGGAAAATGCCTAAACTAAATTCTCTCTTCCCAATAAGCACACTGATATTTGTGAGAAGTATGCTACATCTTGTAGCTTATTGTGGTATGGTACTCAAACCTTACACGTTGATGATGAAATGATAGGAATAAGAATCTTAATGAAGTCTTGCCCTTTAGACTCAAGACTGAAGCATGTAACATGGACTATTTCCAGCTCTGTTATTGTTGAGTTACATGTCTTTATAGTTCTATTTCCCTTCTGTAAAATGGTGGGACAGTACTTCCTTTCTCCCACAGATCTGCCTGAGTATGGTTTGTCAGGAGGATGGAGAGTTGGCAACTGTGTGAATGTACTGTGAGTAACATGCTGACATCCCAGTCTCATACAGGTTCAGCAAGCACTACTTAAACACAAAATGGTTACCGACAACACTGGATCCTGAACGGTTTGCCAATACAATTTGTGGTTGGGatctgcaaacagaaatttaTTACTAGAGGTTACCACCATGTGTGGTAGTTATTCAGCAAAAGTATGCTGCTTGTGGGCTGCTGATTCAAGTTTGTGCACAGAAGTAAAATTGCCTTCTTTCTAGAGAACAAATTTGAGATCTCCTGTGAGAGACTGTGAGACTGGAGACCGTgcaagaagagaaggaaggcaCCTCTTCACTGCTTTTCTAGACCGTAACTAACAGGACAGCCTGATCAGTGTTGCCAGAGAGTATTCTGGGCTCAAAGCAATAGTAATATAGTTTTAGACAAAAATGTACTATGTTTTAATCATGTCTTTTGGGATGCTACAGCTTTCTCacttcagtatttatttcattcaAACATTTATCAAAGTACTAAAGTCAATGAATTTCCAGCAGGTGGAGAATACAAATAGCTTCAGGGAAATTGCATATTATTATCACTGTAATGAATGGCACGTTAGTAATCAATTTCTATGGGCTTTTTATATGAATAAAGTTAAGACAATTTAAATTTCAACTTACTCCCATTGTTATGAATATaagtaagaatgaaaaaagagcGATAAACAAAAATTGCCCTCAGGTCTCTGtcattttgaaattcagaaagcTCTGGAGACAGTATAAATAAAGACAGTCTTGAGAGCAGAGGAACTTTAGGTCGTGTTTTGGATGTGCAATCTTATTTATTCTTTAGTTTATGTTAGAGAAACTGCCCCAACAAAAATGAGAtctttaaacaaacatacaaCATACATACATCTCTGCTTTGGCTGCTCTAATACTTCATAGACCCTCAATGTTCTCTGCCTGACTTCGGCCCCGCAATTGCACTATCATCTAGCTGGTTAGTTATCAGAGCCTGGGAGAAAGAAGGGCAGAAGATGAGAGCAGTGCAACTTCCCGCAACGAAATccacaagaaacattttctttccctgcttacAGAGAGTGCTGGTGAGGATCAAGAGAAACAGTCTGGAAAACTGCATGGAGCTTGGCAAACACCACTGCAGAATGACAAGAGAGATACTAGAGAGAggacatttttgaaaaatatcagaTATTGGGTGGGTACTAACATACATGCAAGACAAATGTTGATACCATAAATCTGCTTTTAAGCATATTGTTCCTTGATTTCAGATATGTGGCAGGCAACAGAAAGGAGTAGAATGGGAGTCCAACAAATACTTAGAAAAGGCTGAGAGGTAGGCATCAGCCAAAGAGAAGAGATCATACTCTCAGAAGCCTTAGGAGCATAACTAATATGAATTCAAGTCCCTACTTTCCTCCACAGAAGAAACATAATAACCACTGAAGATAAAGCAGTATCTGATGTGTCCAGGGCCTAGGAAGCTGGTTTAACCTGCCAGCTCTAAGAAGGAAGTGATGCATCCCGGACGGACCAACCGCTTACCTTATATGGCTGACGCTTTCCTCATGGATGTGAAACTAAAATGTGACTCACAgcacctaaaaataaaacctgttttaaataaactaaGTTGTGGGGAAACATGATACACAGTCACCTATCTGTTGCATATGTTGCACCACTTCCACGTGGAATTGTATGCGTGGGAGGATTTTGTTTGTGCAAAAACCTGAGCTAAGAAAGAGCAATATGACTATTTGGTCACCAAGTCTTCAGCTCACTTCTGACACTTAACCAGAGCACTTGCTTTGGggcaaatgaaaacacagcttgTCCATGAAAAGAGAATCAAATCGTTCTGCATTCAACAGGCTTGTAATCTGAAGTTTCAGATACCTTTATCTCCAGCCAAAGTAAAAAAACTAAGTGACACACTTGAAACAACACATGTTCATTAAAGAGCAAATCTGGGTTCACACTTGGTCGGGCATACTCCTTCCCACACATTTATACCTAAGGGCAATCTGAGCAGAATTTGGATTGTGTTGTTTAACCTTTTGGCAAGTGAGGGAAGtggaactttaaaaatgcaagaaatttaTGGAACAAGTGCTATGTACTTCATGCAGAGTAAAATGAGATGTAGACCCACAAGTCAAGCATGAAAACATATGCAGACCCACATAAGCAGCATGTTCAATTCCTGCGCATTGTTCTGTAGCTACAGCCAACTGGCTGACTTTCAGATTTAGGCTGCATCTGCCTGGTATGATAcagagctgggaaggactgCAGGTATACCAGCATCCGAACAGAATTCAGAATGAGCTTAACAAACCAGAATTATCCAAAATGAACAATCTAATAAAGACAAACAGGAATAACCAAGCGCACAGATGTAGATGAGCAACAACTGGTGTTAGAGCAGATCCAGAGGGCACAGCAGACCACAAGCTGGGTTTAAGTCAACAGtactcagtgaaaaaaatgtgcacATACTGACACATACACCAGAGCGCAGTTTGTAAATCGAGGAACTATGCAGATACTCAGCTGTGCCTTGTTTTGAGCATCATTCTTCTTGATGAGAACACA
Proteins encoded in this region:
- the PLAU gene encoding urokinase-type plasminogen activator; its protein translation is MKLFIFLTVTLGTLATGLDSAYSKKHYKLPYKHRSYHKECHCLNGGTCITYYLFRGIIRCICPEGYTGTHCELDVDSMCYTEDGEDYRGMATEDECLPWDLPSVIRRAPFHAHLKNALQLGLGKHSYCRNPNGRSKPWCYTKKRFTIRETPCNMDKCGPACGQRSISKYFKIVGGSQAEVESQPWIAGIFQTRRGTDQFLCGGSLIDPCWVLTAAHCFHDPSNPLDKSRYKVYLGKSMLNITDDNEQVFMVDDIISHPEFTDETGGNDNDIALIRIRTSTGQCAVESKYVRTVCLPEKNLDLQEHTRCEISGYGKQDLYDYSYAQRLMSATVNLISQRKCKYQYYDDVRVTDNMVCAGDPTWMTDACKGDSGGPMVCEHNGRMILYGIVSWGDGCARENKPGVYTRVTRYLNWIDSNMNAVTTKNRFVPEPK